Part of the Methanobacterium bryantii genome, GTATGGAACAAGTATCTGGTATATGCAACCGCGCTTGGGGTGGCAGATCAAGTCAGGAAGACCATGGAAATGAGCCTTCCAAATGACCAGCTGGCCCAGAGCGATATATTCCTGTTCCACTACTATGGGGGATACTGGCTACTTTCATCGAGTTTAGATACTGGTATGAACACTGCAGCAGCTGCAAGCTCCGGTGGGAACGACTTTGGTGGAGTCGGCGGTGTCGGCGGTGGATTTGGAGGAGGTGGAGGAGGAGCATTTTAAGCTCTTCTTTCATTTTATCGAATTTTTAAACCTATTTTATATCTTTTTTTAGCGGGTAAATTTGAATTTGATCAATTCATAACTTCACTACTTTTTCAAACTAAATTTTTAAATAACACATCACCTTATTACATTATATGAGAATAGTCTTAGCAGGAACAGGAAGTGCAGTAGGGAAAACAACCATTTCAACAGGCATAATGAAGGCATTGTCTGAAGAATACAGAGTCCAGCCGTTTAAAGCGGGTCCGGACTACATAGATACATCTTATCACACACTTGCAACTGGAAATAATTCACGGAATCTCGATTCATTTTTCATGTCCGACGGGCAAATACGTACCTCATTTGAGCGGGGTTTAGATACATCAAGGGCCGATTTTGGTATAATTGAAGGTGTAAGGGGACTTTATGAAGGAATAAGCCCTATTGACGATGTCGGGAGTACTGCATCCATTGCAAAAGCGCTTGATGCGCCGGTTATACTTATTTTAAACTCTCGAAGTCTTGTAAAAAGTGCAGCTGCAGTTGTAATTGGGTTTAAAACACTTGATCCGACCATTAAAATTGAAGGGGTAATTTTAAACCAGGTAAAAAATAAAAATCACTACCTTAAAACCAAAGAAGCGGTTGAAACACTGGCGGGTGTAGATGTAATTGGCGGAATACAAAGGAATGACGATATTAAAGTTGAACAGAGACATCTTGGGCTTGTACCTGCAGTAGAACGTGAAAATTTATTGAGTTATATTGATAAATGGGGGGAAATTATCAAGGAAAATATAGATATGGATGCCCTCATTTCTACAATGAAAAATGCTGAAAAGCTGCCTGAAGGAAGGGAGAACACATGGCAGGAAGGAAACAGGAAAAAGGTTAAAATTGGAGTTGCCATGGATGAAGTGTTCAACTTCTATTACACTGAAAACATAGAATCTCTGGAAGCTAACAATGCAAAAGTAGTTCCATTTAGCCCATTTAAAGATGAAGAACTTCCTGATGTGGATGGAATTTA contains:
- the cfbB gene encoding Ni-sirohydrochlorin a,c-diamide synthase — its product is MRIVLAGTGSAVGKTTISTGIMKALSEEYRVQPFKAGPDYIDTSYHTLATGNNSRNLDSFFMSDGQIRTSFERGLDTSRADFGIIEGVRGLYEGISPIDDVGSTASIAKALDAPVILILNSRSLVKSAAAVVIGFKTLDPTIKIEGVILNQVKNKNHYLKTKEAVETLAGVDVIGGIQRNDDIKVEQRHLGLVPAVERENLLSYIDKWGEIIKENIDMDALISTMKNAEKLPEGRENTWQEGNRKKVKIGVAMDEVFNFYYTENIESLEANNAKVVPFSPFKDEELPDVDGIYIGGGYPEIFARELEQNKSMRRSVLKFHKDGNPIYAECGGLMYLTNSINGKKMCEIFNYDSVMTKKVQGLSYVISEAKKDNIITKKGDIFRGHEFHYSKVMVNGKPDYAFKILRGKGIENSLDGLMSKNTVASYVHTHVAACPQFASNFTRSAGDN